From Alienimonas californiensis, a single genomic window includes:
- the dnaK gene encoding molecular chaperone DnaK translates to MAASGEKIIGIDLGTTNSVVAVLEGGEAKVIENQEGARTTPSVVAFTEKGETYVGEPAKRQAVTNPKSTIYSVKRFMGRRHNEVKAEEKAVSYEVTGADDDYVKIKAGGKEMTPPEVSAVVLRKLKEAAQNYLGHKVNKAVITVPAYFNDAQRQATKDAGQLAGLEVARIINEPTAAALAYGLDKKADEKIVVFDLGGGTFDVSVLEVGDDVVEVLATNGDTHLGGDDFDELLIGHIAGAFQKNEGIDLRKDPMALQRLREAAEKAKKELSSASSTDINLPFITADASGAKHLQQTITRADFERLIDPLIDRLKGPVQNALKDAGLSKKDIDEVVLVGGSTRVPAVHALVKELFGKEPNKGVNPDEVVALGAATQGGILTGDVESVTLLDVTPLSLGIETEGGVMTVLVERNTTIPATKKETFSTAADNQPAVTVRVFQGERPMAEDNRLLDQFTLDGIPPAPRGMPQVEVTFDLDVNGILNVSAKDKATGKEQNVKIEQSGGLSEDEIKAKLKEAEANADADKQRRKLAEAKNQANTVAFQAEKLLTEQGDKLDESAKTALQGPIDKVKSAAEGDDAGAIESAINDLNTAMQAFASQLQSADAGDQAAPDASGDGSAAADEDVIDAEFETKS, encoded by the coding sequence ATGGCCGCTTCCGGCGAAAAGATTATCGGCATCGACCTGGGCACGACGAACTCCGTCGTCGCCGTCCTCGAGGGCGGCGAAGCCAAGGTGATCGAGAACCAGGAGGGCGCCCGCACGACGCCCTCCGTCGTCGCCTTCACAGAAAAGGGCGAGACCTACGTCGGCGAGCCCGCCAAGCGGCAGGCCGTCACCAACCCGAAGTCCACCATCTACTCCGTCAAGCGCTTCATGGGGCGCCGGCACAATGAGGTGAAAGCGGAGGAGAAGGCCGTCTCCTACGAGGTGACCGGCGCCGACGACGACTACGTGAAGATCAAGGCCGGCGGCAAGGAGATGACCCCGCCGGAAGTCTCCGCGGTGGTGCTGCGCAAGCTGAAGGAAGCCGCCCAGAACTACCTCGGGCACAAGGTCAACAAGGCGGTCATCACCGTCCCGGCCTACTTCAACGACGCCCAGCGGCAGGCCACCAAGGACGCCGGCCAACTCGCCGGCCTTGAAGTAGCCCGGATCATCAACGAGCCGACCGCCGCGGCCCTCGCCTACGGGTTGGACAAGAAGGCCGACGAAAAGATCGTCGTGTTCGACCTCGGCGGCGGGACGTTCGACGTCTCCGTGCTGGAGGTCGGCGACGACGTGGTCGAGGTGCTCGCCACCAACGGCGACACCCACCTCGGCGGCGACGACTTCGACGAACTGCTCATCGGCCACATCGCCGGGGCGTTCCAGAAGAACGAGGGCATTGATCTCCGCAAGGACCCGATGGCCCTCCAGCGGCTCCGCGAAGCGGCGGAGAAGGCCAAGAAGGAGCTGTCCAGCGCCTCCTCGACCGACATCAACCTGCCGTTCATCACCGCGGACGCCTCCGGCGCCAAGCACCTTCAGCAGACGATCACCCGGGCGGACTTCGAGCGCCTGATCGACCCGCTGATCGACCGCCTGAAGGGCCCGGTGCAGAACGCGCTGAAGGACGCCGGGCTGTCCAAGAAGGACATCGACGAGGTGGTGCTCGTCGGCGGCTCCACCCGCGTGCCGGCCGTGCACGCCCTGGTGAAGGAGCTGTTCGGCAAGGAGCCCAACAAGGGCGTGAACCCGGACGAGGTGGTCGCCCTCGGCGCCGCCACGCAGGGCGGCATCCTCACCGGCGACGTCGAAAGCGTCACCCTGCTGGACGTGACCCCGCTCTCCCTCGGCATCGAGACCGAGGGCGGCGTGATGACGGTGCTGGTCGAGCGCAACACGACCATCCCGGCGACCAAGAAGGAGACCTTCTCCACCGCGGCAGACAATCAGCCGGCCGTCACGGTGCGGGTCTTCCAGGGCGAACGGCCGATGGCGGAGGACAACCGCCTGCTGGATCAGTTCACCCTCGACGGCATCCCGCCGGCCCCCCGCGGCATGCCGCAGGTGGAGGTCACCTTCGACCTCGACGTGAACGGCATCCTGAACGTCTCCGCCAAGGATAAGGCGACGGGCAAGGAGCAGAATGTCAAGATCGAGCAGTCCGGCGGCCTGTCCGAGGACGAGATCAAGGCGAAGCTGAAAGAGGCCGAGGCCAACGCCGACGCCGACAAGCAGCGTCGCAAGCTCGCCGAGGCGAAGAACCAGGCGAACACGGTCGCCTTCCAGGCCGAGAAGCTGCTCACCGAGCAGGGCGATAAGCTGGACGAGTCGGCGAAGACCGCGTTGCAGGGCCCGATCGACAAGGTGAAGTCCGCCGCCGAGGGGGACGACGCCGGGGCGATCGAGTCCGCGATCAACGACCTCAACACCGCGATGCAGGCGTTCGCCTCTCAGTTGCAGAGCGCCGACGCCGGCGATCAGGCCGCGCCGGACGCGTCTGGCGACGGATCGGCCGCCGCGGACGAAGACGTGATCGACGCGGAGTTCGAAACGAAGAGCTGA